From the genome of Triticum aestivum cultivar Chinese Spring chromosome 3B, IWGSC CS RefSeq v2.1, whole genome shotgun sequence, one region includes:
- the LOC123070720 gene encoding uncharacterized protein — MARGKDRGAPLGGGGVGPPPTAASSALPRRVTRASASLAAGNLRPAEATAGKQRLPGSAAAATVGKHTDLKVGAAPVSASASSGLSKEEECFVNNFIYLMNRKPSELYKLYADDAELNWNFDGRRIELKTNETIRKFLSDAAPQRQFGAVDCKVQSVVTLSSSLLTVYGICDALDCKPRIFVQTFLLRRPDLLILNDALTVLLLCVPESDISKKPQRHISNNRCGVCNNEWHSSDPKSWVQCSNCLTWLHIECDPVCCDDVEILEKLNYLCPFCMSQFQSILAVQHTSTGNFSEPIPVSCLAKHGVYMPEKNKVLCHCNDCSEEAKLRSMTA; from the exons ATGGCTAGGGGGAAAGACCGCGGCGCACCGCTGGGTGGTGGTGGTGTCGGCCCTCCACCGACGGCTGCCTCCTCAGCCCTTCCTCGGAGGGTTACG CGTGCTTCTGCGTCCCTCGCCGCCGGGAACCTGAGGCCCGCTGAGGCCACCGCCGGGAAGCAGAGACTTCCCGgatccgccgctgccgccaccgtcgGGAAACATACCGACCTGAAAGTCGGCGCCGCCCCtgtctccgcctccgcctcctcaggCCTCTCAAAGGAAGAG GAATGTTTTGTGAACAATTTTATATATCTGATGAACCGCAAACCAAGTGAATTGTATAAGCTTTATGCTGATGATGCTGAACTGAATTGGAATTTCGATGGCCGTCGAATTGAACTGAAAACGAATGAG ACTATCAGGAAGTTTCTATCCGATGCAGCCCCCCAGAGGCAATTTGGTGCTGTAGATTGTAAAGTGCAGTCAGTTGTCACTCTCAGCTCTTCTTTACTGACTGTCTATGGAATTTGCGACGCGCTTGATTGTAAGCCTCGAATTTTTGTTCAAACGTTTCTACTTCGGCGCCCGGATTTGTTGATCTTGAATGATGCACTGACTGTCCTCTTGTTATGTG TACCAGAAAGTGACATTTCTAAAAAGCCCCAGCGTCATATA TCAAACAACCGTTGTGGTGTTTGCAACAACGAATGGCATAGCAGTGACCCTAAAAGCTGG GTCCAATGCAGCAATTGCTTGACATGGCTTCACATTGAGTGTGACCCCGTGTGCTGTGATGATGTGGAG ATTTTGGAAAAATTAAATTATTTGTGCCCATTCTGTATGTCTCAGTTTCAAAGCATATTGGCAGTACAACA CACTTCAACTGGAAATTTTTCTGAACCCATACCAGTGTCCTGTTTAGCCAAGCATGGAGTGTATATGCCAGAAAAAAACAA GGTATTATGTCACTGCAATGATTGCTCGGAAGAAGCTAAGCTTAGGTCAATGACAGCATGA
- the LOC123070719 gene encoding histone deacetylase 6 isoform X2, with translation MKWHQDGDKDHSAETASRISEIMKKLDEDGVLDRIAREPFVMANRRLVLAVHHNLDYLAFVNSLPKSQKELELKFSQFAGISLFSSKGTPQAVFAAAGAVIRRLKRILVVDFDVHHGNGTQEIFYDNKHVLFFSSHCGDLTYPKSNSKASHIGEGAGEGYNINFPLAEGFNEDDLLYAVNKILLPVATKFDPEVVLVSAGFDAGIDDMGGCNVSSKGFGTVVRKLLCLAGGKMVLALEGGYNLKHLPTHVSHSIRAILGDEDAFFPDYDQTDHRPSESTISMADNLQLKLSPYWDVFVEKPPGPTPEGETPPRPGAVGGDPSGALGSHSSS, from the exons ATGAAGTGGCACCAGGATGGTGACAAAGATCATTCTGCTGAAACGGCATCAAGAATTTCTGAAATAATGAAAAAGCTTGACGAAGACGGTGTCCTTGACAG GATTGCGAGGGAGCCTTTTGTGATGGCAAATCGTCGCTTAGTGCTGGCTGTCCATCATAACTTGGATTATTTGGCATTCGTCAACAGCCTTCCAAAGTCACAGAAGGAGCTGGAACTTAAATTCAGTCAGTTTGCTGGCATTAGCTTATTTTCTTCGAAGGGAACACCCCAAGCAGTGTTTGCCGCTGCTGGTGCTGTTATCAGG CGATTGAAGCGAATTTTGGTGGTGGACTTTGATGTCCACCACGGCAACGGTACTCAGGAGATATTTTATGATAATAAGCATGTCCTTTTCTTTTCGAGTCACTG TGGAGATCTTACTTATCCTAAGTCGAACAGTAAGGCATCTCATATTGGAGAGGGTGCTGGCGAGGGCTACAATATCAATTTTCCGTTGGCAGAGGGTTTTAATGAGGATGACCTACTTTATGCTGTCAATAAAATTCTTCTCCCGGTGGCGACTAAGTTCGATCCTGAGGTGGTGCTTGTTTCAGCTGGTTTCGATGCTGgcattgatgatatgggtggttGCAATGTCTCTTCTAAGGGTTTCGGAACAGTAGTGCGTAAG TTGCTGTGCCTTGCGGGAGGAAAGATGGTTCTTGCTCTAGAAGGAGGTTACAATCTGAAGCATCTTCCGACGCACGTTTCTCACAGTATACGTGCTATCTTGGGGGACGAAGACGCCTTTTTCCCGGACTATGATCAGACAGACCATCGTCCGAGCGAGAGCACCATCAGTATGGCAGACAACCTCCAGCTGAAATTGAGTCCGTATTGGGATGTTTTCGTGGAAAAACCTCCAG GGCCAACACCTGAGGGCGAAACTCCGCCTCGTCCTGGTGCTGTCGGTGGGGATCCCAGTGGTGCCCTTGGGAGTCACTCCAGCTCCTGA
- the LOC123070719 gene encoding histone deacetylase 6 isoform X1, translated as MKWHQDGDKDHSAETASRISEIMKKLDEDGVLDRIAREPFVMANRRLVLAVHHNLDYLAFVNSLPKSQKELELKFSQFAGISLFSSKGTPQAVFAAAGAVIRGCELVVGGYYNQAFAVVRPPGHHADKSWAEGFCYFNNIAIGARHLLDHYRLKRILVVDFDVHHGNGTQEIFYDNKHVLFFSSHCGDLTYPKSNSKASHIGEGAGEGYNINFPLAEGFNEDDLLYAVNKILLPVATKFDPEVVLVSAGFDAGIDDMGGCNVSSKGFGTVVRKLLCLAGGKMVLALEGGYNLKHLPTHVSHSIRAILGDEDAFFPDYDQTDHRPSESTISMADNLQLKLSPYWDVFVEKPPGPTPEGETPPRPGAVGGDPSGALGSHSSS; from the exons ATGAAGTGGCACCAGGATGGTGACAAAGATCATTCTGCTGAAACGGCATCAAGAATTTCTGAAATAATGAAAAAGCTTGACGAAGACGGTGTCCTTGACAG GATTGCGAGGGAGCCTTTTGTGATGGCAAATCGTCGCTTAGTGCTGGCTGTCCATCATAACTTGGATTATTTGGCATTCGTCAACAGCCTTCCAAAGTCACAGAAGGAGCTGGAACTTAAATTCAGTCAGTTTGCTGGCATTAGCTTATTTTCTTCGAAGGGAACACCCCAAGCAGTGTTTGCCGCTGCTGGTGCTGTTATCAGG GGCTGTGAATTAGTTGTAGGTGGATATTATAATCAAGCCTTTGCAGTGGTCAGGCCTCCGGGGCACCACGCTGATAAAAGCTGGGCCGAAGGCTTTTGCTATTTTAACAATATTGCAATTGGTGCAAGGCATCTGCTTGACCATTAT CGATTGAAGCGAATTTTGGTGGTGGACTTTGATGTCCACCACGGCAACGGTACTCAGGAGATATTTTATGATAATAAGCATGTCCTTTTCTTTTCGAGTCACTG TGGAGATCTTACTTATCCTAAGTCGAACAGTAAGGCATCTCATATTGGAGAGGGTGCTGGCGAGGGCTACAATATCAATTTTCCGTTGGCAGAGGGTTTTAATGAGGATGACCTACTTTATGCTGTCAATAAAATTCTTCTCCCGGTGGCGACTAAGTTCGATCCTGAGGTGGTGCTTGTTTCAGCTGGTTTCGATGCTGgcattgatgatatgggtggttGCAATGTCTCTTCTAAGGGTTTCGGAACAGTAGTGCGTAAG TTGCTGTGCCTTGCGGGAGGAAAGATGGTTCTTGCTCTAGAAGGAGGTTACAATCTGAAGCATCTTCCGACGCACGTTTCTCACAGTATACGTGCTATCTTGGGGGACGAAGACGCCTTTTTCCCGGACTATGATCAGACAGACCATCGTCCGAGCGAGAGCACCATCAGTATGGCAGACAACCTCCAGCTGAAATTGAGTCCGTATTGGGATGTTTTCGTGGAAAAACCTCCAG GGCCAACACCTGAGGGCGAAACTCCGCCTCGTCCTGGTGCTGTCGGTGGGGATCCCAGTGGTGCCCTTGGGAGTCACTCCAGCTCCTGA